The Dokdonella koreensis DS-123 genome has a segment encoding these proteins:
- the hemH gene encoding ferrochelatase, which yields MPTEPIPAPDRPAPDTGVLLINLGTPDAPTPAAVRRYLAEFLSDPRVVEQPRWLWLPVLHGVILRIRPARSAALYRAIWTPAGSPLQTGMAALAEAVQAEWPGVVVRHAMRYRLPDLGTRIDELMAAGVRRLLLLPLFPQYSATTTASVLDAVGRHLRRRRRVPELHFVDSYADEPAYVEGLAASVEAHWQAHGRAERLLLSFHGIPERYVRAGDPYADQCRATTDALRRRLGAAAPPILACFQSRVGREPWLQPYTDAVLAALPGEGVRSVQVLAPGFSIDCLETLEELAITNRERFLAAGGERYEYLPALNASPAQVRLVGELIRRHLDPAVP from the coding sequence ATGCCCACCGAACCGATTCCCGCCCCCGACCGCCCCGCACCGGACACCGGCGTCCTGCTGATCAACCTCGGCACCCCCGATGCGCCGACGCCGGCGGCGGTGCGGCGCTACCTGGCCGAGTTCCTGTCCGATCCGCGGGTGGTGGAACAGCCGCGCTGGCTCTGGCTGCCGGTGCTGCACGGCGTGATCCTGCGTATCCGGCCGGCCCGATCGGCGGCGCTGTACCGCGCGATCTGGACCCCGGCCGGTTCGCCGCTGCAGACCGGCATGGCGGCACTGGCCGAAGCCGTCCAGGCCGAATGGCCCGGCGTGGTGGTGCGGCACGCGATGCGCTACCGGCTCCCCGACCTCGGCACGCGGATCGACGAACTGATGGCGGCCGGCGTGCGTCGCCTGCTGCTGCTGCCGTTGTTTCCGCAGTATTCGGCGACGACCACCGCCTCGGTGCTCGACGCGGTCGGCCGCCACCTGCGCCGGCGCCGGCGCGTGCCGGAGCTGCATTTCGTCGACAGCTACGCGGACGAACCGGCCTATGTCGAAGGGCTCGCCGCCAGCGTCGAGGCGCACTGGCAGGCCCACGGCCGTGCCGAGCGCCTGCTGTTGTCGTTCCACGGCATTCCGGAGCGCTACGTCCGCGCCGGCGATCCGTATGCCGACCAGTGCCGGGCGACGACCGACGCCCTGCGGCGGCGGCTCGGTGCGGCGGCGCCGCCGATCCTCGCCTGCTTCCAGTCGCGGGTGGGTCGCGAGCCGTGGCTGCAGCCGTACACCGACGCGGTGCTGGCCGCGCTGCCGGGCGAAGGCGTGCGCAGCGTGCAGGTCCTCGCGCCGGGCTTCTCGATCGACTGCCTGGAAACGCTGGAGGAGCTGGCGATCACCAATCGCGAGCGCTTCCTGGCGGCCGGCGGGGAACGCTACGAGTATCTTCCGGCACTGAACGCCTCGCCGGCCCAGGTCCGCCTGGTCGGCGAGCTGATCCGGCGCCACCTCGACCCCGCCGTTCCGTGA
- the tatA gene encoding Sec-independent protein translocase subunit TatA, whose product MGSFSIWHWLIVLVVVALIFGTKRLRNIGEDVGSAIKGFRKGMQEGEEAQGQLKADPPPTAAKTESEQRDRAE is encoded by the coding sequence ATGGGTAGTTTCAGTATCTGGCACTGGCTGATCGTCCTGGTCGTCGTCGCGCTGATCTTCGGCACCAAGCGCCTGCGCAACATCGGCGAGGACGTCGGCAGCGCGATCAAGGGCTTCCGCAAGGGCATGCAGGAAGGCGAAGAGGCGCAGGGCCAGCTCAAGGCCGATCCGCCGCCCACCGCCGCCAAGACCGAGAGCGAGCAGCGCGATCGCGCCGAATAG
- the tatC gene encoding twin-arginine translocase subunit TatC codes for MQVDPGMEEEQSFLTHLVELRSRLLKAVAAVLVVLVALLPFSKRIYALLARPLVEHLPAGGSMIATEVASPFLVPLKLCFFVALFLAMPVVLYQLWAFVSPGLYRHEKRLALPLLGSAVALFYIGCAFAYFLVLPAVFTFTTGIAPEGVAVMPDISRFLDFALILFLAFGLCFEVPVALVILVAIGVVTPAQLATNRSYAIVGAFVVSAVVTPPDVLSMLMLAIPMCLLYELGILVARAIVRRSAAVDAAAGD; via the coding sequence ATGCAAGTTGATCCCGGCATGGAAGAGGAGCAGTCCTTCCTCACGCACCTGGTCGAGCTGCGTTCGCGCCTGCTCAAGGCGGTGGCCGCGGTGCTCGTCGTGCTGGTCGCCCTGCTGCCGTTCTCCAAGCGGATCTATGCGCTGCTGGCCCGGCCGCTGGTCGAGCACCTGCCGGCCGGGGGCAGCATGATCGCCACCGAGGTCGCCTCGCCGTTCCTGGTGCCGCTCAAGCTGTGCTTCTTCGTCGCGCTGTTCCTGGCGATGCCGGTGGTGCTGTACCAGCTCTGGGCATTCGTATCGCCGGGCCTGTATCGCCACGAGAAGCGGCTGGCCCTGCCGCTGCTGGGCTCCGCCGTGGCGCTGTTCTACATCGGCTGCGCGTTCGCCTACTTCCTGGTGCTGCCGGCGGTCTTCACGTTCACCACCGGCATCGCCCCGGAGGGCGTGGCGGTGATGCCCGACATCAGCCGCTTCCTGGACTTTGCGCTGATCCTGTTCCTGGCGTTCGGGCTGTGCTTCGAGGTGCCGGTGGCCCTGGTGATCCTGGTCGCGATCGGCGTGGTGACGCCGGCGCAACTCGCCACCAATCGTTCTTACGCGATCGTCGGCGCCTTCGTGGTCTCGGCCGTCGTGACGCCGCCCGACGTGCTGTCGATGCTGATGCTGGCGATCCCGATGTGCCTGCTCTACGAGCTCGGCATCCTGGTTGCGCGCGCGATCGTGCGCCGCTCGGCCGCTGTCGACGCTGCAGCCGGCGACTAG
- a CDS encoding lipid-binding SYLF domain-containing protein, with product MPSLARVCLAVALLVLALPAVAGEKENERASNAVRVLQEVMQAPDKAIPRDLLTNAYAVAVIPDVIKAGFVVGGRHGSGLLSIKSADGTWSNPSYISMTGGSVGFQAGVSSTDVILVFRNQRGVESIVHGKFTLGADASAAAGPVGRTAQASTDAQLKAEIYSYSRARGLFAGVALDGSALTIDNKANQAVYGNGVTARRILDGGVSNVPGPVVDFRDRLEEYTSQ from the coding sequence ATGCCTTCCCTCGCGCGCGTCTGCCTCGCCGTCGCCTTGCTCGTTCTGGCGCTGCCCGCCGTGGCGGGCGAGAAGGAAAACGAACGCGCCAGCAACGCGGTCCGTGTGCTCCAGGAAGTCATGCAGGCGCCGGACAAGGCGATTCCGCGCGACCTGCTCACCAACGCCTACGCGGTCGCGGTGATCCCGGATGTGATCAAGGCCGGCTTCGTGGTCGGCGGCCGCCACGGCTCGGGCCTGCTCTCGATCAAGTCGGCCGACGGCACCTGGTCCAACCCGAGCTACATCAGCATGACCGGCGGCAGCGTCGGCTTCCAGGCCGGCGTGTCGTCCACCGACGTGATCCTGGTCTTCCGCAACCAGCGCGGCGTCGAGTCGATCGTGCACGGCAAGTTCACGCTCGGAGCGGATGCGTCGGCGGCCGCCGGGCCGGTCGGCCGCACCGCGCAGGCATCCACCGATGCGCAGCTCAAGGCCGAGATCTACTCGTACTCGCGTGCGCGCGGCCTGTTCGCCGGCGTGGCCCTGGACGGCTCGGCGCTGACGATCGACAACAAGGCCAACCAAGCGGTTTATGGCAACGGCGTGACCGCCCGCCGCATCCTGGATGGCGGCGTCAGCAACGTGCCGGGCCCGGTCGTGGACTTCCGCGATCGCCTGGAAGAGTACACTTCGCAGTAA
- a CDS encoding choice-of-anchor D domain-containing protein — MVARDPLHRAPRAAGLLLVLLALLLSAGGAHALERVDATIVGAGLPHARSVLVSSDGRWAYVITSPTPGRPSPLVTIDLATMEPVGEIPFDQGVDSADGPIGALHPLGTTLYVTYDSLAGPRVGKVDLSTMTLLGTSQLSHYAQTFRIDPQGRYGYTSSDEGLVEKIDLATLQVVGRVQTGLQYLQSSTIDPAGRYLYLGTMTAPANVARIDLATFQWAGMITFPPHVVGFRSAVMAPDGSTAYFGTYSNPSYAPYVAKVDLASFQPGTVLHMGIDSVGLGTAAIDAAGRYAYFGAATKPARLLKVDLSTFTAAESLVFDGDDNGLLSLALDSGGDYAYAGTLNAPGRVIKVALRDPVPDRLRFVPAYVDFHNVQPGSSATRTVTLGNIGTHAATGLLFTAPEAGVSVDTSACGATLAPGADCSITLTYAPSATGPLADSWGVSTLESATTHLTMLGAAVPPLQGASVSEETLDFGTVDVGTTSAPRTLTVTNTSTAAAMLWFAWDVPSFLVDTRTCDFLAAGASCQITVRYKPIDVTPLATSLRISSPNPLIEANVALSGRGVLRDTAADFLESSVDFGQTAVGTVGRRMIQLRNFGTGLLTQLTFSTSDPAFHAGSDIGCEWLMAGQVCIVDLEFRPTTAGPAAATLTLTTAQGAQAQIALSGTGFGNGNPASLVFEPASVDFGAVATGTTATRTVLLRNTGSGFAPISNFLVLPSFQADGMLCMPMLGPGETCTVEIRFSPMGPGVQNETLMVMSDQGIGAQLPLSGAGSTDAIFQGGFD; from the coding sequence ATGGTTGCAAGGGACCCGCTGCATCGGGCCCCGCGAGCCGCAGGCCTGCTGCTGGTGCTGCTGGCGCTGCTGTTGTCCGCCGGCGGTGCCCACGCGCTCGAACGCGTCGACGCCACGATCGTCGGCGCGGGCCTTCCCCACGCCAGGAGCGTGCTCGTCAGCAGCGACGGCCGCTGGGCCTACGTGATCACGAGCCCGACGCCGGGCCGGCCCAGCCCGCTGGTCACGATCGACCTGGCCACGATGGAGCCGGTCGGCGAGATCCCGTTCGACCAGGGCGTGGACTCGGCCGACGGCCCGATCGGTGCCCTGCACCCGCTCGGCACCACGCTCTACGTGACCTACGACAGCCTGGCCGGCCCCAGGGTCGGCAAGGTCGACCTGTCGACGATGACGCTCCTCGGCACCAGCCAGCTGAGCCACTACGCGCAGACCTTCCGCATCGATCCGCAAGGGCGCTACGGCTATACCAGCTCGGACGAGGGCCTGGTCGAGAAGATCGACCTGGCGACCTTGCAGGTGGTCGGCCGCGTGCAGACCGGCCTGCAGTACCTGCAATCGTCCACCATCGATCCGGCCGGCCGCTATCTGTATCTCGGCACGATGACTGCACCGGCCAATGTGGCGCGGATCGACCTGGCGACGTTCCAGTGGGCCGGCATGATCACGTTCCCGCCGCACGTGGTCGGCTTCCGCTCGGCCGTCATGGCGCCGGACGGCTCGACCGCCTATTTCGGCACCTACTCCAACCCAAGCTACGCGCCGTACGTGGCCAAGGTCGACCTGGCGAGCTTCCAGCCGGGCACGGTGCTGCACATGGGTATCGACTCCGTCGGACTCGGTACCGCCGCGATCGACGCGGCCGGCCGGTATGCGTACTTCGGCGCGGCGACCAAACCGGCGCGCCTGCTGAAGGTCGACCTGTCCACGTTCACGGCCGCCGAATCGCTGGTCTTCGATGGCGACGACAACGGGCTGCTGAGCCTCGCGCTCGACAGCGGAGGCGACTACGCCTATGCCGGCACGCTCAACGCGCCCGGCCGGGTCATCAAGGTGGCACTGCGTGATCCGGTCCCGGACCGGCTGCGCTTCGTGCCGGCCTACGTGGACTTCCACAACGTCCAGCCCGGCAGCAGTGCGACACGCACCGTCACGCTCGGCAACATCGGCACGCACGCCGCGACGGGGCTGCTGTTCACCGCGCCGGAAGCCGGCGTCAGCGTCGACACCAGCGCCTGCGGCGCGACGCTGGCGCCGGGCGCGGACTGCAGCATCACCCTGACCTATGCGCCGAGCGCTACCGGCCCGCTTGCCGACAGCTGGGGCGTCAGCACGCTCGAAAGCGCCACGACGCACCTGACCATGCTCGGGGCCGCGGTCCCGCCGTTGCAGGGTGCATCGGTCTCGGAAGAGACGCTGGATTTCGGCACCGTCGACGTCGGCACGACGAGCGCGCCGCGCACGCTCACCGTGACCAACACCAGCACTGCCGCGGCGATGCTCTGGTTTGCCTGGGACGTGCCGTCCTTCCTGGTGGACACGCGGACCTGCGATTTTCTCGCCGCCGGCGCGAGCTGCCAGATCACGGTGCGCTACAAGCCGATCGACGTCACGCCGCTCGCGACCTCGCTGCGCATCTCCAGCCCCAATCCGCTCATCGAGGCCAATGTGGCCCTGTCCGGGCGCGGCGTGCTGCGCGACACCGCCGCCGACTTCCTGGAGAGCAGCGTGGATTTCGGTCAGACCGCGGTCGGCACCGTGGGACGCCGGATGATCCAGTTGCGCAACTTCGGCACGGGCCTGCTGACCCAACTGACGTTCTCCACGTCCGATCCGGCGTTCCACGCCGGCAGCGACATCGGCTGCGAATGGCTGATGGCGGGGCAAGTGTGCATCGTCGATCTCGAGTTCAGACCCACCACCGCCGGCCCCGCAGCCGCGACGCTGACGCTGACCACCGCACAGGGCGCCCAGGCGCAGATTGCGCTGTCGGGTACCGGCTTCGGCAACGGCAATCCCGCGAGCCTGGTGTTCGAACCGGCCAGCGTCGACTTCGGCGCCGTCGCCACCGGCACGACGGCGACCCGCACGGTGCTGCTGCGCAATACCGGCAGTGGATTCGCGCCGATCTCGAATTTCCTGGTGCTGCCCTCGTTCCAGGCGGACGGCATGTTGTGCATGCCGATGCTCGGGCCCGGAGAGACCTGCACCGTCGAGATCCGCTTCTCGCCGATGGGGCCGGGCGTGCAGAACGAAACGCTGATGGTCATGAGCGACCAGGGCATCGGCGCGCAGCTGCCGCTCTCGGGCGCCGGCTCGACCGACGCGATCTTTCAGGGCGGGTTCGATTGA
- the glyS gene encoding glycine--tRNA ligase subunit beta, translated as MTTTASLLVELGTEELPPRALDDLAAAFAGALVEGLAKRGVAADAAGARTYCSPRRLAAWIPAVATTQPDQVVERRGPALAAGLDATGQPTRALVGFAQSCGVEVAALEKLETDKGAWFVHRAEKKGQPTAALVQAVLEDALKALPIPKPMRWGGHDYSFVRPAHWLVVLHGSEVVDAAVLGLRSGRQSRGHRFHHPQPVHVADADAWLDALRAAKVLADPAERRARVRAEVARAGRDTGGEPRLSDALLEEIANLTEWPVAIGCAFERAFLEVPAEALVTTMEANQKFVPVFDGEARLTEHFIGVANIESKDPAEIRKGYERVIRPRFADAKFFFDEDRKQPLAAYQGALEAVTYQQQLGSVWSKVVRVAELARVIANRTGVDAGLATRAAALSKCDLMTRMVGEFPELQGVMGRYYATAGGENAAVAAALDEVYAPRFAGDAIAAGQVGRVLAIAERLDTLAGIFTVGLKPSGNKDPFALRRAALGLARTLIEGELELDLKAQLAEALALLPETAFAVKDATPGSDAGIRRDVLAAELYDFILDRLRGYYADQGIPGEAFEAVRVLAPASLLDFDRRLRAVVAFASLPEAEALAAANKRIGNILKQAGFTTQAGYAARADDPPAQSALRQALDSAGQDYQSLLASRDYVGVLRTLATLRDVVDRFFADVMVMAEDADVRHNRLALLSNLRVMFLRVADISLLQRG; from the coding sequence ATGACCACCACCGCCTCCCTGCTGGTCGAACTGGGCACCGAGGAACTGCCACCCAGGGCGCTCGACGACCTCGCCGCCGCGTTTGCCGGAGCGCTGGTCGAGGGCCTGGCCAAGCGCGGCGTCGCCGCCGATGCCGCCGGCGCACGCACCTATTGCTCGCCGCGGCGGCTCGCGGCCTGGATTCCCGCGGTTGCCACCACCCAGCCCGACCAGGTCGTCGAGCGGCGTGGTCCCGCGCTCGCGGCCGGGCTCGACGCGACCGGCCAGCCGACACGTGCCCTGGTCGGCTTCGCGCAGAGCTGCGGCGTCGAGGTCGCGGCACTGGAGAAACTGGAGACCGACAAGGGCGCCTGGTTCGTCCATCGCGCCGAGAAGAAGGGCCAGCCGACCGCCGCGCTGGTGCAGGCCGTTCTCGAGGACGCCCTCAAGGCGCTGCCGATCCCCAAGCCGATGCGCTGGGGCGGGCACGACTACAGCTTCGTCCGGCCGGCACACTGGCTGGTGGTGCTGCACGGCAGCGAGGTGGTGGACGCCGCCGTGCTCGGCCTGCGTTCGGGCCGGCAGTCGCGCGGCCACCGCTTCCATCATCCGCAGCCCGTGCACGTCGCCGACGCCGACGCCTGGCTGGACGCCCTGCGCGCGGCCAAGGTCCTCGCCGACCCGGCCGAGCGCCGCGCGCGCGTCCGCGCCGAGGTGGCACGCGCCGGTCGCGACACCGGCGGCGAGCCGCGCCTGTCCGACGCCCTGCTCGAAGAGATCGCCAACCTGACCGAATGGCCGGTCGCGATCGGCTGCGCGTTCGAGCGCGCCTTCCTCGAGGTCCCGGCCGAGGCGCTGGTGACGACGATGGAGGCCAACCAGAAGTTCGTCCCGGTGTTCGACGGCGAAGCCCGCCTCACCGAGCACTTCATCGGCGTCGCCAACATCGAGTCCAAGGACCCGGCCGAGATCCGCAAGGGCTACGAGCGCGTGATCCGCCCGCGCTTCGCCGACGCCAAGTTCTTCTTCGACGAGGATCGCAAGCAGCCGCTGGCGGCCTACCAGGGCGCGTTGGAGGCGGTGACCTACCAGCAGCAGCTCGGCAGCGTCTGGAGCAAGGTGGTGCGCGTGGCCGAACTGGCCCGCGTGATCGCCAACCGCACCGGTGTCGATGCCGGCCTGGCCACGCGCGCGGCGGCCCTGTCCAAATGCGACCTGATGACGCGCATGGTCGGCGAGTTTCCGGAACTGCAGGGCGTCATGGGCCGCTACTACGCGACGGCAGGCGGCGAGAACGCCGCCGTCGCCGCGGCGCTCGACGAGGTCTACGCGCCGCGCTTCGCCGGCGACGCGATCGCTGCCGGCCAGGTCGGCCGGGTGCTGGCGATCGCCGAGCGGCTCGACACGCTGGCCGGCATCTTCACCGTGGGCCTCAAGCCGAGCGGCAACAAGGACCCGTTCGCGCTGCGTCGCGCCGCGCTCGGTCTCGCGCGTACGCTGATCGAGGGTGAGCTGGAGCTGGATCTCAAGGCCCAGCTCGCCGAAGCGCTGGCGTTGCTGCCGGAGACGGCGTTCGCCGTGAAGGACGCGACACCCGGGAGCGATGCAGGCATACGCCGCGACGTCCTGGCCGCCGAACTCTACGACTTCATCCTCGACCGCCTGCGCGGCTACTACGCCGACCAGGGCATCCCCGGCGAGGCGTTCGAGGCGGTGCGCGTGCTGGCGCCGGCTTCGCTGCTCGACTTCGATCGCCGCCTGCGCGCCGTCGTCGCGTTCGCCAGCCTGCCCGAAGCCGAGGCCCTGGCCGCCGCCAACAAGCGCATCGGCAACATCCTCAAGCAGGCGGGTTTCACCACGCAGGCGGGTTACGCCGCGCGTGCGGACGACCCGCCGGCGCAAAGCGCGCTGCGGCAGGCGCTCGACAGTGCCGGCCAGGACTATCAAAGCCTGCTCGCCTCGCGTGACTACGTCGGTGTGCTGCGCACGCTCGCGACGTTGCGCGACGTGGTCGATCGTTTCTTCGCCGACGTGATGGTGATGGCGGAGGACGCCGACGTGCGCCACAACCGCCTGGCCCTGCTCAGCAACCTGCGCGTGATGTTCCTGCGCGTTGCCGACATCTCGTTGCTGCAGCGCGGCTGA
- a CDS encoding GspE/PulE family protein, with protein MATQPHRTQSERGKESRLGARGRLELDDVLAALLADGVVTEADCKRVRADVRTARGLTELHPLVLVANLKLADVREPDKPLSVEVLTQWLARRAQLPYLKIDPMKIDVGAATQVISHAYAQRYRILPVAVTESQVVIATPEPFDERWHADLAHVLRKDVQRVVSSPIDVNRYLAEWWSVQRSIQRARDAKSDIHDGRAILNFEQLVELGKTGEVGVDDRHVVHIVDWLLQYAFEQRASDIHLEPRRDTSPIRFRIDGVMHKVFELPTPVMTAVTARVKILGRMDVAEKRRPQDGRIKTRSQGGREVELRISSMPTAFGEKLVMRIFDPDIVVKEFRQLGFATDEEKLWREMVERPHGIVLVTGPTGSGKTTTLYSTLKHLATPDLNVCTVEDPIEMVSPEFNQMQVQPAIDLDFAAGVRTLLRQDPDIIMVGEIRDLETAQMAVQASLTGHLVLSTLHTNDAPSAMTRLLDLGVPNYLIQSTLTGVVAQRLVRTLCPHCKSEQAVDEPAWAALTHGWKITPPERVFGPKGCLECRKTGFLGRTGLYEMLRITPKLRALIEPAMDLTKLTSAALATGMRPLRLSAAAQVARGITTIAEVSTVLPPID; from the coding sequence ATGGCGACGCAACCGCACCGCACCCAGTCGGAACGGGGCAAGGAATCCCGGCTCGGTGCACGGGGGCGGCTGGAGCTGGACGACGTGCTGGCCGCCCTGCTCGCCGACGGCGTGGTCACCGAGGCCGATTGCAAGCGCGTGCGCGCCGACGTGCGCACCGCGCGCGGCCTGACCGAGCTGCACCCGCTGGTGCTGGTCGCCAACCTCAAGCTGGCCGACGTGCGCGAGCCGGACAAGCCGCTCAGCGTCGAGGTGCTGACCCAGTGGCTGGCGCGGCGCGCGCAGCTGCCGTACCTCAAGATCGACCCGATGAAGATCGACGTCGGCGCCGCGACCCAGGTCATCAGCCACGCCTATGCGCAGCGCTACCGCATCCTGCCGGTGGCGGTCACCGAGTCGCAGGTGGTCATCGCCACGCCCGAGCCGTTCGACGAGCGCTGGCACGCGGACCTCGCCCACGTGCTGCGCAAGGACGTGCAGCGGGTGGTCTCCAGCCCGATCGACGTCAACCGCTACCTGGCCGAGTGGTGGAGCGTGCAGCGCTCGATCCAGCGCGCGCGCGACGCCAAGTCCGACATCCACGACGGCCGCGCGATCCTCAACTTCGAGCAGCTGGTCGAGCTGGGCAAGACCGGCGAGGTCGGTGTCGACGACCGGCACGTCGTCCACATCGTCGACTGGCTGCTGCAGTACGCCTTCGAGCAGCGCGCCTCGGACATCCACCTCGAGCCGCGCCGCGATACCAGCCCGATCCGCTTCCGCATCGACGGCGTCATGCACAAGGTGTTCGAGCTGCCGACGCCGGTGATGACGGCGGTCACCGCGCGCGTGAAGATCCTCGGGCGCATGGACGTGGCCGAGAAACGGCGGCCGCAGGACGGCCGCATCAAGACGCGCTCGCAGGGCGGGCGCGAGGTGGAGCTGCGCATCTCGAGCATGCCGACCGCGTTCGGCGAGAAGCTGGTCATGCGCATCTTCGACCCGGACATCGTGGTCAAGGAGTTCCGCCAGCTCGGCTTCGCCACCGACGAGGAGAAGCTCTGGCGCGAGATGGTGGAGCGGCCGCACGGCATCGTGCTGGTGACCGGGCCGACCGGCTCGGGCAAGACCACGACGCTGTACTCCACGCTCAAGCACCTGGCGACGCCCGACCTCAACGTCTGCACGGTCGAGGACCCGATCGAGATGGTCTCGCCGGAGTTCAACCAGATGCAGGTGCAGCCGGCGATCGACCTGGATTTCGCCGCCGGCGTGCGCACGCTGCTGCGGCAGGATCCGGACATCATCATGGTCGGCGAGATTCGCGACCTGGAAACCGCGCAGATGGCGGTGCAGGCGTCGCTGACCGGCCACCTGGTGCTGTCGACGCTGCACACCAACGACGCGCCGAGCGCGATGACGCGCCTGCTCGACCTCGGCGTGCCGAACTACCTGATCCAGTCGACGCTGACCGGCGTGGTCGCCCAGCGCCTGGTGCGCACGCTGTGCCCGCACTGCAAGAGCGAGCAGGCGGTCGACGAGCCGGCCTGGGCGGCATTGACGCACGGCTGGAAGATCACGCCGCCCGAACGCGTGTTCGGCCCGAAGGGCTGCCTGGAATGCCGCAAGACCGGCTTCCTCGGCCGTACCGGGCTGTACGAGATGCTGCGGATCACGCCGAAGCTGCGCGCGCTGATCGAGCCGGCGATGGATCTCACCAAGCTGACCTCCGCCGCGCTGGCCACCGGCATGCGCCCGCTGCGCCTTTCCGCGGCCGCGCAGGTCGCTCGCGGCATCACGACGATCGCCGAAGTGAGCACGGTGCTGCCGCCGATCGACTGA
- the glyQ gene encoding glycine--tRNA ligase subunit alpha — MAGPTFQDVIQTLNRYWAEQGCVLIQPLDTEVGAGTFHPATFLRAIGPEPWAAAYVQPSRRPTDGRYGDNPNRLQHYYQYQVVMKPNPDDILDRYIGSLKALGVDPLVHDLRFVEDNWESPTLGAWGLGWEVWLNGMEVTQFTYFQQAGGLECRPVTGEITYGLERLAMYLQNVDNVYDLVWTEAPHGTVTYGDVFHQNEVEQSTYNFEHANVAKLLAWFDTCEAEAARLVEAGLPLPAYEQVMKASHTFNLLDARRAISVTERQRYILRVRTIARAVAEAYHAQREKLGFPGLKKKEAA, encoded by the coding sequence ATGGCCGGCCCGACCTTCCAGGACGTCATCCAGACCCTCAACCGCTATTGGGCGGAGCAGGGGTGCGTATTGATCCAGCCGCTCGACACGGAGGTCGGCGCGGGAACCTTCCATCCGGCCACGTTCCTGCGTGCGATCGGCCCGGAGCCGTGGGCCGCCGCCTACGTCCAGCCCTCGCGGCGCCCGACCGACGGCCGCTACGGCGACAACCCCAACCGCCTGCAGCACTACTATCAGTACCAGGTGGTGATGAAGCCCAATCCGGACGACATCCTCGACCGCTACATCGGTTCGCTGAAGGCACTCGGCGTCGATCCGCTGGTGCACGACCTGCGCTTCGTCGAGGACAACTGGGAGTCGCCGACGCTCGGTGCCTGGGGCCTGGGCTGGGAAGTCTGGCTCAACGGCATGGAAGTCACGCAGTTCACGTACTTCCAGCAGGCCGGCGGCCTCGAATGCCGGCCGGTCACCGGCGAGATCACCTACGGGCTGGAGCGCCTGGCGATGTACCTGCAGAACGTCGACAACGTCTACGACCTGGTCTGGACCGAGGCGCCGCACGGCACCGTCACCTACGGCGACGTCTTCCACCAGAACGAGGTCGAGCAGAGCACCTACAACTTCGAGCACGCCAACGTCGCCAAGCTGCTGGCGTGGTTCGACACCTGCGAGGCGGAGGCCGCGCGGCTGGTCGAGGCCGGCCTGCCGCTGCCGGCCTACGAGCAGGTCATGAAGGCCAGTCATACCTTCAACCTGCTCGACGCGCGCCGCGCGATCAGCGTGACCGAGCGCCAGCGCTACATCCTGCGCGTGCGCACGATCGCACGCGCCGTCGCCGAGGCCTATCACGCCCAGCGCGAGAAGCTCGGTTTCCCGGGCCTGAAGAAGAAGGAGGCCGCGTGA
- the tatB gene encoding Sec-independent protein translocase protein TatB, whose product MFDVGFGKLALIAIVALLVLGPERLPRVARTAGALVRRARSSWLNVRSEIERELAAEDMKQQVNDALRATDLRAEVDATAESIRRSVEPVSSTPAPASPAPSTPPAATSAADDHR is encoded by the coding sequence ATGTTCGACGTCGGTTTCGGCAAGCTCGCGCTGATCGCGATCGTGGCCCTGCTGGTGCTCGGCCCGGAGCGCCTGCCGCGTGTCGCGCGCACGGCCGGTGCGCTGGTGCGCCGCGCACGCAGCAGCTGGCTCAACGTGCGCAGCGAGATCGAGCGCGAACTGGCCGCCGAGGACATGAAGCAGCAGGTCAACGACGCATTGCGCGCGACCGACCTGCGGGCCGAGGTCGACGCCACGGCCGAAAGCATCCGCCGCAGCGTCGAGCCGGTATCGTCCACGCCGGCGCCGGCGTCGCCCGCGCCTTCGACACCTCCCGCCGCAACGTCCGCTGCCGATGACCACCGCTGA